In Flavobacterium okayamense, a single window of DNA contains:
- the pyrR gene encoding bifunctional pyr operon transcriptional regulator/uracil phosphoribosyltransferase PyrR has translation MSQKILLSAKEVNIILHRLACQLIENHNDFSNTILIGIQPRGTYLAKRLATILENDYKISNIKLGFLDITFFRDDFRRGEKPLEANKTEINFIVEDKKVVFIDDVLYTGRSIRSALTAIQSFGRPAEIELLALIDRRFSRHLPIQPDYRGRQVDAINNEKVVVKWHENDGEDLVLLEEKK, from the coding sequence ATGAGTCAAAAAATATTACTTTCCGCAAAAGAAGTAAACATTATTTTGCACCGTTTGGCTTGTCAGTTAATTGAAAATCACAATGATTTTTCAAATACTATTTTAATAGGAATTCAACCAAGAGGAACTTATTTAGCCAAAAGATTAGCTACAATCTTAGAAAACGATTATAAAATTTCAAACATCAAGTTAGGGTTTTTAGATATTACATTCTTTAGAGATGACTTTAGAAGAGGTGAAAAGCCTTTAGAAGCCAATAAGACTGAAATTAATTTTATTGTGGAAGATAAAAAAGTGGTCTTTATTGATGATGTTTTATACACTGGAAGAAGTATACGTTCGGCATTAACAGCGATTCAATCGTTTGGTCGTCCGGCTGAAATTGAGCTTCTAGCTCTAATAGATAGACGTTTTAGTAGACATTTACCAATTCAGCCTGATTATAGAGGAAGACAAGTAGACGCTATAAATAATGAAAAAGTAGTGGTAAAGTGGCATGAAAATGATGGTGAGGATTTAGTACTACTTGAAGAGAAAAAATAA
- a CDS encoding (4Fe-4S)-binding protein, translated as MEHKEYTNGEVNIIWKPEKCTHSGMCVKTLPKVYNPKEKPWVKPEHATSQELIDQVAKCPSGALSIKKEE; from the coding sequence ATGGAACACAAAGAATATACAAACGGAGAAGTTAATATTATTTGGAAACCCGAAAAATGTACACATAGCGGCATGTGTGTAAAAACATTACCTAAAGTGTATAACCCAAAAGAAAAACCTTGGGTAAAACCAGAACATGCAACTTCACAAGAATTAATAGACCAAGTAGCAAAATGTCCCAGTGGTGCTTTAAGTATTAAAAAAGAAGAATAA